A window of the Synechococcus sp. M16.1 genome harbors these coding sequences:
- a CDS encoding apolipoprotein N-acyltransferase, translating to MGNHQLQAGSRALLGGVLAGVAPSLGGPLLMVPALALLWSVVERPRWSAAWGLLAVLISHRWLLALHPLTWMGVPAWLSLPVALALWLACGSLAALLLAGWSVLSRRLPRRWPRPVRLMLLAGLWALAELVLSGSPLFWIGVGGTTLPWDRPLAGLARWFGSGGLTWLQLCWGCCLLALFEQPAAWRRWGLFGLASVLLAHGLGSWLLLAPPPPVGSVALGVWQPAVPTREKFDLERQRALPQALVEAMRQLEPTSPAAVVAPEGALPARFQPPVEAPAIPLISGGFRWVRGQQRSSLLLYEPPDWFPVPLADKHRLVPIGEWIPPLPAGLKAGLSAVGGLTPGPAPRTMAVVEPPAAVAICYEIADGVALARAAADGATWLLAIANLDPYPLQLQKQFLALAQLRAIETGRDLLSVGNTGPTALISANGSVQWLLAPEAPGVAEALVQVRQRVTPYSRWISPPPRTVSPS from the coding sequence ATGGGCAATCACCAACTGCAGGCCGGATCGCGGGCCCTGTTGGGCGGCGTCCTGGCCGGCGTGGCTCCCTCCCTCGGCGGCCCCCTGCTGATGGTCCCTGCCCTGGCGCTGCTCTGGTCCGTGGTGGAGCGTCCCCGCTGGTCGGCGGCCTGGGGACTGCTGGCCGTTTTGATCAGCCACCGCTGGTTGCTGGCCCTGCATCCACTCACCTGGATGGGCGTTCCCGCCTGGCTCAGCCTGCCTGTGGCACTGGCCCTCTGGTTGGCCTGCGGGAGCCTTGCCGCTCTGCTCCTGGCCGGATGGTCTGTGCTGTCGCGGCGTCTGCCTCGCCGTTGGCCGCGTCCAGTGCGGCTGATGCTGCTGGCCGGGCTCTGGGCCCTGGCTGAACTGGTGCTGTCGGGGTCGCCGTTGTTCTGGATCGGCGTTGGCGGCACAACCCTTCCCTGGGACCGCCCCCTGGCGGGATTGGCCCGCTGGTTCGGTTCCGGAGGGCTGACCTGGCTGCAGTTGTGCTGGGGCTGCTGCCTGCTGGCGCTGTTCGAGCAACCCGCAGCCTGGCGTCGCTGGGGCCTGTTCGGATTGGCCAGTGTGCTTCTGGCCCATGGCTTGGGCAGCTGGCTGTTGTTGGCGCCGCCGCCGCCGGTCGGTTCCGTTGCTCTGGGGGTTTGGCAACCCGCTGTTCCCACGCGAGAAAAGTTCGATCTGGAGCGTCAACGGGCGCTTCCCCAAGCTCTGGTGGAGGCGATGCGTCAGCTGGAGCCCACCAGTCCGGCTGCTGTGGTGGCTCCGGAAGGAGCGCTGCCGGCGCGTTTTCAGCCGCCGGTTGAGGCTCCAGCGATTCCTTTGATCAGTGGCGGATTTCGTTGGGTGCGGGGTCAGCAACGCAGTTCTCTGTTGCTGTACGAGCCGCCCGACTGGTTTCCCGTGCCTCTGGCTGACAAGCACCGTCTGGTGCCGATCGGGGAATGGATTCCGCCCCTGCCCGCCGGGCTGAAGGCAGGACTGTCTGCGGTGGGTGGGTTGACCCCCGGTCCGGCCCCGAGAACGATGGCGGTGGTTGAACCCCCTGCGGCCGTCGCGATCTGCTACGAGATTGCCGATGGTGTGGCTCTGGCCCGTGCCGCTGCCGATGGCGCCACCTGGCTTCTGGCCATTGCCAATCTCGACCCCTATCCGCTGCAGCTGCAGAAGCAGTTCCTGGCCCTGGCGCAGTTACGGGCGATCGAGACAGGACGGGATCTGCTCAGCGTCGGCAACACAGGCCCCACGGCGCTGATTTCGGCCAACGGGTCGGTGCAGTGGTTGCTTGCACCTGAGGCTCCAGGCGTCGCTGAGGCCCTCGTTCAGGTGCGCCAGCGCGTCACGCCCTATTCCCGTTGGATCAGCCCCCCACCCAGAACGGTGTCGCCGTCGTAG
- the mnmA gene encoding tRNA 2-thiouridine(34) synthase MnmA has protein sequence MAVGSTTTRAGEAALERLRQWPGEHRVAVGLSGGVDSSLTAALLVEAGWQVEGLTLWLMSGKGACCAEGLVDAAGICEQLGIPHHVVDTRETFQQEIVQRLVDGYRDGITPLPCSQCNRSVKFGPMLDWALQERKLPRIATGHYARIRHGGDQGRHQLLRGLDTRKDQSYFLYDLPQEVLGRIVFPLGELTKPDTRLEAARHGLRTAEKPESQDLCLADHHGSMRAFLDAYLPPRQGEIVLSDGTVVGEHDGIEHFTIGQRKGLGVAWREPLHVIRLDAAMNRVVVAPRAEAGRDSCVVGAVNWVSIAPIEALRTVEVQVRYRSAPVRAELSPLPATEADQQRQRPHRCRLSFEEEQFSITPGQAAVFYDGDTVLGGGLIQRE, from the coding sequence ATGGCCGTTGGATCCACCACAACCCGCGCTGGAGAGGCTGCTCTTGAGCGCCTGCGGCAATGGCCCGGGGAGCACCGCGTGGCCGTTGGTCTCTCTGGAGGCGTCGACAGTTCCCTGACGGCGGCACTGCTGGTGGAAGCGGGCTGGCAGGTGGAAGGCCTGACCCTCTGGCTGATGAGCGGGAAAGGGGCCTGTTGCGCCGAGGGGCTGGTGGATGCAGCCGGCATCTGTGAGCAGCTCGGCATTCCCCATCACGTGGTGGACACACGGGAGACGTTCCAGCAGGAGATCGTGCAACGGCTGGTGGATGGTTATCGCGATGGGATCACGCCATTGCCCTGCTCCCAGTGCAATCGATCGGTGAAATTCGGACCGATGCTTGATTGGGCCCTGCAGGAGCGCAAGCTGCCCCGCATCGCCACCGGCCACTACGCCCGGATCCGCCATGGCGGCGATCAAGGGCGCCATCAGCTGTTGCGGGGCCTCGATACCCGCAAGGACCAGAGCTATTTCCTCTACGACCTGCCCCAGGAGGTTCTGGGGCGCATCGTTTTTCCCTTGGGGGAACTGACCAAACCCGACACAAGGCTCGAAGCCGCCCGCCACGGTCTGCGCACCGCAGAAAAACCGGAAAGCCAGGATCTTTGCCTGGCCGACCACCACGGATCGATGCGGGCGTTCCTGGATGCCTATCTGCCCCCGCGGCAGGGGGAAATCGTGCTTTCGGACGGAACTGTTGTGGGCGAGCACGACGGCATCGAACACTTCACCATCGGCCAACGCAAAGGGCTCGGTGTGGCCTGGCGCGAACCGCTTCACGTCATCCGCCTTGATGCTGCGATGAATCGAGTGGTCGTCGCACCCCGGGCCGAAGCCGGCCGAGACAGCTGCGTGGTGGGTGCGGTGAACTGGGTGTCGATTGCCCCGATCGAGGCGCTACGAACCGTTGAGGTGCAAGTGCGCTACCGGAGTGCGCCGGTGCGTGCGGAGCTTTCACCCCTCCCGGCCACTGAGGCCGATCAGCAGCGGCAGCGGCCCCACCGCTGCCGCCTCAGCTTTGAGGAGGAGCAGTTCTCGATCACGCCAGGCCAGGCGGCGGTCTTCTACGACGGCGACACCGTTCTGGGTGGGGGGCTGATCCAACGGGAATAG
- a CDS encoding NAD(P)H-hydrate dehydratase: protein MWPPADSDHLLVDAASMAACEQRLFDSGMPVAALMEKVGLAMAAWLLARRDLLRHGVVVLVGPGHNGGDGLVVARELHLAGVEVSLWCPLPIRKPLTAEHLRHGEWLGLQRLADEPEPGGAALWLDAVFGLGQSRPLPEFLADLFRRRQQLQPGSLISLDLPSGLCSDQGTVLGEQAACASVTLSVGWIKRGLCLDPARPWVGALVRIDLGLPPSVMSNAAAVLPRRLPVTEACSAPLPPLPPTAMKYERGRCLVVAGSDRYPGAAHLALRGAMASGCGCVQAVVPPRLQSGLWQVLPEVMQLEDAVIPERLDAVLVGPGLGESSHWWSQWSEQMLSVAGLLVLDADGINGLAASPEGWRWLLKRRGPTWLTPHAAEFARLFPDCGAGDALVRAISAARCSGCCILLKGAHSVLADPSGAAVVLTGTTPRVARTGLGDVLAGFATGWGAQAVAAQQQPGLESLTAAAALHGLAAVRARSSDASAIADCLKINTARCQKKQTTMFNEV, encoded by the coding sequence GTGTGGCCTCCCGCTGATTCTGATCATCTGCTCGTGGATGCCGCGTCCATGGCCGCCTGCGAACAGAGGTTGTTCGACAGCGGCATGCCTGTTGCGGCCTTGATGGAGAAGGTGGGGCTGGCCATGGCGGCTTGGCTGCTGGCGCGCCGGGATCTGCTGCGCCATGGCGTGGTTGTCCTGGTGGGGCCCGGTCACAACGGTGGCGATGGTTTGGTGGTGGCTCGGGAGTTGCACCTTGCTGGCGTTGAGGTGTCCTTGTGGTGTCCCCTGCCGATTCGCAAGCCCCTCACCGCTGAACATCTGCGCCATGGCGAGTGGCTTGGTCTGCAGCGCCTGGCTGACGAGCCCGAACCCGGCGGAGCCGCACTTTGGCTTGATGCGGTGTTCGGTCTCGGCCAGAGTCGGCCGCTGCCTGAGTTCTTGGCGGATTTGTTCCGGCGTCGGCAGCAGCTGCAGCCTGGGTCGTTGATCAGTCTGGATCTGCCGTCAGGCCTTTGTTCCGACCAAGGAACCGTGCTGGGCGAGCAGGCAGCCTGTGCCTCGGTCACCCTCAGCGTTGGCTGGATCAAGCGCGGGTTGTGTCTGGACCCGGCCCGTCCCTGGGTGGGTGCGCTGGTGCGGATCGATCTTGGCTTGCCGCCTTCGGTGATGAGCAACGCCGCTGCGGTCTTGCCGCGCCGCCTGCCGGTGACAGAGGCCTGCTCGGCCCCGTTACCGCCGCTGCCGCCCACGGCGATGAAGTACGAACGCGGCCGCTGCCTGGTGGTGGCGGGCAGTGATCGTTATCCCGGCGCAGCACATCTGGCGCTGCGGGGGGCCATGGCCAGTGGCTGCGGCTGTGTGCAGGCCGTTGTGCCGCCCCGTCTGCAATCCGGCTTGTGGCAGGTGTTGCCGGAGGTGATGCAACTGGAGGACGCGGTGATTCCAGAGCGGCTGGATGCGGTTTTGGTCGGTCCCGGTCTGGGGGAGTCCAGCCATTGGTGGAGCCAGTGGTCGGAGCAGATGCTCAGCGTCGCCGGTTTGCTGGTGCTCGATGCCGATGGCATCAACGGTCTGGCGGCCAGTCCGGAGGGGTGGCGTTGGTTGTTGAAGCGGCGGGGGCCCACCTGGCTCACGCCCCATGCGGCCGAGTTTGCGCGGTTGTTTCCAGACTGTGGAGCAGGTGACGCGCTGGTAAGGGCGATCTCCGCAGCCCGCTGCAGCGGTTGCTGCATTTTGCTGAAGGGGGCGCATTCGGTGCTGGCGGATCCATCGGGTGCAGCCGTGGTGCTGACCGGCACGACCCCACGGGTGGCCCGCACCGGCCTGGGTGACGTGCTGGCCGGTTTTGCCACCGGTTGGGGTGCCCAGGCGGTGGCAGCACAGCAGCAGCCTGGGCTGGAAAGCTTGACGGCCGCTGCGGCTTTGCACGGTTTGGCGGCCGTTCGTGCTCGCTCCAGTGATGCTTCTGCGATTGCGGATTGTTTGAAAATCAATACAGCGCGGTGTCAGAAAAAGCAAACAACGATGTTCAACGAAGTCTGA
- a CDS encoding RpoD/SigA family RNA polymerase sigma factor yields the protein MSTASKPLETQRRRSSDPVSWYLATIGRIPLLTPAEEIELGNQVQAMMALTEDGSREFEDGELTTAQRRLLRIGRRAKERMMKANLRLVVSVAKKYQGKGLELLDLIQEGSLGLERAVEKFDPTRGYKFSTYAFWWIRQSMTRAIACQSRTIRLPVHLSERLTTIRKVSLDLAHKLGAMPSRVEIAEAMDIPLDELDSLLRQALTTSSLDAPVNGEEGRSFLGDLIADSSLDEPLEIVEQRIHHEQLGRWLSHLSEQEQHVLRMRFGLEGNERHTLAEIGRLMEVSRERVRQVELKALRKLRNLTRRLPSGI from the coding sequence GTGTCCACAGCTTCCAAGCCGCTGGAGACGCAACGCCGGCGCAGCAGCGACCCCGTCAGTTGGTATCTCGCCACCATCGGCAGAATTCCACTCCTCACCCCAGCTGAAGAAATCGAGCTGGGCAATCAGGTACAGGCCATGATGGCCCTCACCGAAGACGGTTCCCGTGAGTTCGAGGATGGAGAACTCACCACGGCACAGCGCCGTCTTCTGAGGATCGGTCGCCGTGCCAAAGAGCGGATGATGAAGGCGAACCTTCGTCTTGTGGTCAGCGTTGCCAAGAAATATCAAGGCAAAGGTCTGGAATTGCTCGACCTGATTCAGGAGGGCTCCCTCGGCCTGGAACGTGCTGTCGAGAAGTTCGATCCCACCCGGGGGTACAAGTTCTCCACCTATGCCTTCTGGTGGATCCGCCAGAGCATGACCCGCGCCATTGCCTGTCAGTCGCGCACGATCCGGCTCCCTGTCCATCTCAGTGAGCGGCTCACCACGATCCGCAAGGTGAGTCTTGATCTCGCCCACAAGCTCGGCGCCATGCCCAGCCGTGTGGAGATTGCCGAAGCCATGGACATCCCCTTGGATGAGCTGGATTCGCTGCTGCGTCAGGCGCTCACCACCAGCAGCCTGGATGCTCCCGTCAACGGTGAGGAGGGGCGCAGCTTCCTTGGGGATCTGATCGCTGATTCATCCCTCGATGAACCGCTCGAGATCGTGGAACAGCGGATTCATCATGAGCAGCTGGGCCGCTGGTTGAGTCACCTCAGCGAACAGGAGCAGCACGTTCTGCGCATGCGCTTCGGGCTTGAGGGCAACGAGCGGCACACCCTGGCTGAAATCGGACGCCTGATGGAGGTGTCTCGCGAGCGGGTGCGTCAGGTTGAACTCAAGGCGCTGCGCAAGCTGCGGAACCTCACCCGCCGTCTCCCGAGCGGCATTTGA
- the pdhA gene encoding pyruvate dehydrogenase (acetyl-transferring) E1 component subunit alpha, whose protein sequence is MGQDLAVDSAPIGTATAGPHAERLSKLVTAQRASVDRETGLELYRDMTLGRRFEDKCAEMYYRGKMFGFVHLYNGQEAVSTGVIGAMKRQHDWFCSTYRDHVHALSAGVPAREVMSELFGKETGCSKGRGGSMHLFSKEHHLLGGFAFIAEGIPVALGSAFTSRYKRDALGDASSNAVTAAFFGDGTCNNGQFFECMNMAQLWKLPIIFVVENNKWAIGMAHDRATSDPEIWRKASSFGMAGEEVDGMDVLAVRAAAQRAVERARAGEGPTLLECLTYRFRGHSLADPDELRAEEEKQFWAKRDPLKALERDLTQAGLVNSEELRAIEKEIDGIVQDCVDFALSAPEPDPAELTRYIWAEH, encoded by the coding sequence ATGGGTCAGGACCTCGCTGTCGATTCCGCTCCGATTGGCACTGCGACTGCTGGTCCCCATGCCGAACGGCTCTCCAAATTGGTGACGGCACAACGGGCCAGCGTGGACCGGGAGACCGGTCTGGAGCTGTACCGGGACATGACCCTGGGCCGGCGCTTCGAGGACAAATGCGCCGAGATGTACTACCGGGGCAAGATGTTTGGCTTCGTGCACCTCTACAACGGTCAGGAAGCGGTGAGCACCGGTGTGATCGGTGCGATGAAGCGTCAGCACGACTGGTTCTGCAGCACCTACCGCGACCACGTGCATGCCTTGAGTGCCGGCGTGCCGGCCCGCGAAGTGATGAGCGAACTCTTCGGCAAGGAGACCGGTTGCAGCAAGGGGCGTGGCGGCTCAATGCACCTGTTCTCCAAGGAGCATCACCTTCTTGGCGGCTTTGCCTTCATCGCTGAGGGCATTCCCGTGGCACTCGGCTCTGCCTTCACCAGCCGCTACAAGCGCGACGCCCTCGGTGATGCCTCCAGCAACGCCGTGACAGCAGCGTTCTTCGGCGATGGAACCTGCAACAACGGTCAGTTCTTCGAGTGCATGAACATGGCGCAGCTGTGGAAGCTGCCGATCATTTTCGTGGTCGAGAACAACAAGTGGGCCATTGGTATGGCCCACGACCGGGCCACCAGTGACCCGGAGATCTGGCGCAAGGCCAGCTCCTTCGGCATGGCCGGAGAAGAAGTGGATGGCATGGACGTTCTGGCGGTGCGGGCAGCGGCCCAACGCGCCGTGGAACGGGCCAGGGCGGGTGAAGGTCCGACCTTGCTGGAGTGCCTCACCTATCGCTTCCGCGGTCATTCCCTGGCCGACCCGGACGAACTGCGGGCGGAGGAAGAAAAGCAGTTCTGGGCCAAGCGTGATCCCCTCAAAGCCCTCGAGCGGGACCTGACCCAAGCGGGTCTGGTGAACAGCGAAGAGCTGCGCGCCATCGAAAAGGAGATCGACGGCATCGTTCAGGACTGCGTTGACTTCGCCCTCTCGGCACCCGAGCCAGATCCCGCAGAACTCACGCGCTACATCTGGGCGGAACACTGA
- a CDS encoding IMS domain-containing protein has translation MDLPIDHFRLLGVSPSAAPEAVLRRLETRCDSPPDQGFTHEVLLQRADLLRRSADLLTDPADRAEYEAALLRLSESHPNGTVGLDLPTSSEVAGLMLLWEANGALEAFQLARQGLQPPQAPALGSGREADLTLLAALACRDAAVEEQDQRRYESAAQLLIDGIELQQRMGKLPDQQRQLEDALQGLTPFRILDLLSRDLGDQDSHQRGLKLLDELVVARGGLEATDAYGVQPGSLNQEDFESFFQQIRRFLTVQEQIDLFSRWFERGAADAGFLTVLALTAAGFSRRKPEFLEQARDRLQTLANADLDPMPLLGCLDLLLGNVKDADRHFALLRDPDLQAWFLNHPGDRLAAQCEYCRAWLERDVLPGYRDVDASGVDLDAWFADRDVQGFVDRLDRKASRQIGAEEITLAWATAGDASLAASSDAAESDQDVDSEDTDAMPFWQQRFWQPSWFRPAAAAVALVGITVAGFALLRRNWDPAPLLPEIASLSAEEEEVEGKQELDAVSSTVDDELLDDEPIASLKPDLEPSAPSEPLLSNDPTEAELQALLQGWLDAKALMLSGEPAELSVVAREPLVKRVEQERDADKAAGRSKSIDASITTIEVVDRSPQRIELLAQVAYSDRLQAADGTVIDETAPTDFIVTYVLGRDGTQWRLHDYIPGS, from the coding sequence TTGGATCTGCCCATCGATCATTTCCGACTTCTGGGCGTCAGTCCATCGGCAGCCCCAGAGGCTGTTCTGCGCCGCTTGGAAACCCGCTGTGACAGTCCTCCGGATCAGGGCTTCACCCACGAGGTTCTGCTCCAAAGGGCCGATCTGCTGCGCCGCTCCGCCGATCTGCTGACAGATCCCGCCGACAGGGCCGAGTACGAAGCAGCCCTGTTGCGCCTCAGTGAATCCCATCCCAACGGCACGGTGGGCTTGGACCTTCCCACCAGCAGTGAGGTGGCGGGCCTGATGCTGCTCTGGGAGGCCAATGGCGCTCTCGAGGCCTTTCAGCTGGCGCGGCAGGGTCTCCAGCCCCCTCAGGCTCCCGCCCTCGGCAGTGGCCGTGAAGCGGACCTGACGCTCCTGGCCGCCCTGGCCTGCCGCGATGCTGCTGTGGAGGAACAGGACCAACGGCGCTATGAGTCGGCGGCCCAACTTTTGATCGACGGCATTGAGCTGCAACAGCGGATGGGCAAGCTGCCCGACCAGCAGCGCCAGCTGGAAGACGCCCTGCAGGGGCTGACTCCTTTCAGAATTCTCGATCTGCTCAGCCGAGATCTTGGTGATCAGGATTCCCATCAACGGGGGTTGAAGCTGTTGGATGAGCTGGTCGTGGCCCGTGGTGGTCTCGAGGCGACCGATGCCTATGGCGTTCAGCCCGGCAGCCTCAACCAGGAGGATTTCGAATCGTTCTTCCAACAGATTCGCCGCTTCCTCACCGTTCAGGAGCAGATCGATCTGTTCAGCCGCTGGTTTGAGCGGGGCGCAGCTGATGCCGGTTTCCTCACAGTTCTGGCCCTCACCGCAGCAGGGTTCTCGCGGCGAAAGCCTGAATTTCTCGAGCAGGCTCGCGATCGGCTGCAGACGCTTGCCAATGCCGACCTCGATCCCATGCCGCTGCTTGGCTGCCTGGATCTGCTCTTGGGCAACGTCAAGGATGCGGATCGGCATTTCGCGCTTTTGCGTGATCCGGATCTGCAGGCCTGGTTTTTGAACCATCCTGGTGATCGGTTGGCCGCGCAATGCGAGTACTGCCGGGCCTGGCTTGAACGCGATGTCTTGCCGGGATATCGCGACGTCGATGCCTCTGGTGTTGATTTGGATGCCTGGTTTGCTGATCGTGACGTGCAGGGCTTTGTCGATCGTCTCGATCGCAAGGCGTCGCGCCAGATCGGTGCCGAAGAAATCACCCTGGCCTGGGCAACGGCAGGCGATGCATCCCTTGCGGCCTCGAGCGACGCAGCTGAATCAGATCAGGACGTTGACTCCGAAGACACGGATGCCATGCCTTTCTGGCAGCAACGTTTTTGGCAGCCAAGTTGGTTCCGCCCCGCTGCTGCCGCTGTTGCACTGGTCGGGATCACCGTTGCGGGTTTCGCCCTGCTTCGACGCAACTGGGATCCTGCGCCGCTGCTGCCGGAAATCGCTTCACTCTCCGCTGAGGAAGAGGAGGTTGAAGGTAAGCAGGAGCTCGATGCCGTTTCATCCACGGTGGATGACGAGCTCCTGGATGACGAGCCCATCGCGAGCCTGAAGCCCGACCTTGAGCCTTCAGCGCCCTCAGAACCACTACTCAGTAATGACCCCACGGAAGCCGAGCTTCAGGCTTTGCTCCAGGGATGGCTTGATGCCAAGGCGTTGATGCTCTCCGGTGAGCCGGCTGAACTTTCCGTCGTGGCGAGGGAGCCCCTGGTGAAGCGCGTGGAGCAGGAGCGGGACGCTGATAAAGCTGCAGGGCGATCCAAGTCGATTGATGCCTCCATCACCACCATCGAGGTGGTCGATCGCAGCCCTCAGAGGATCGAACTGCTGGCCCAGGTGGCCTACAGCGATCGCCTTCAGGCTGCTGACGGCACCGTGATTGATGAGACGGCACCGACTGATTTCATCGTCACCTATGTGCTCGGCAGAGATGGAACCCAATGGCGTTTGCACGACTACATCCCGGGCTCCTGA
- the ffh gene encoding signal recognition particle protein has product MFDELSARFEDAVKGLRGQDSISETNVDGALKDVRRALLEADVSLPVVKEFVAEVRDKAVGAEVVRGVSPDQKFIQVVHEQLVEVMGGDNAPLAKAAEAPTVVLMAGLQGAGKTTATAKLGLHLKDQGRRALMVGADVYRPAAIEQLKTLGAQIDVEVFSLGAEAKPEDIAAAGLAKAKEEGFDTLLVDTAGRLQIDTEMMEEMVRIRTAVQPDEVLLVVDSMIGQEAAELTRAFHDQVGITGAVLTKLDGDSRGGAALSIRKVSGQPIKFIGTGEKVEALQPFHPERMASRILGMGDVLTLVEKAQKEVELADVEKMQKKLQEATFDFSDFVKQMRLIKRMGSLGGLMKMIPGMNKIDDGMLKQGEQQLKRIEAMIGSMTQQERENPDLLASQPSRRRRIASGSGHQASDVDKVLADFQKMRGFMQQMSQGNMPGMGGMPGMGGMPGMPGMGGMPGMGGMPGMPGMGGMPGGGGRPGRGGPPKRQRPAKKKKGFGDL; this is encoded by the coding sequence ATGTTCGACGAGCTTTCAGCCCGTTTTGAGGATGCGGTCAAGGGGCTGCGTGGCCAAGACAGCATCAGCGAAACCAACGTCGATGGAGCCCTGAAGGACGTCCGTCGGGCCTTGCTGGAAGCTGACGTCAGCCTGCCGGTGGTGAAGGAGTTCGTGGCTGAGGTCCGCGACAAAGCCGTTGGTGCGGAGGTGGTGCGCGGGGTCAGCCCGGATCAGAAGTTCATCCAGGTGGTCCATGAACAGCTCGTGGAGGTCATGGGGGGCGATAACGCTCCTCTGGCCAAGGCAGCTGAAGCTCCCACCGTCGTTTTGATGGCCGGTCTTCAGGGTGCCGGTAAAACCACCGCAACGGCCAAGTTGGGCCTCCACCTCAAGGATCAGGGGCGACGAGCCCTGATGGTGGGCGCCGACGTTTACCGACCAGCCGCCATCGAGCAGTTGAAAACGCTCGGTGCTCAGATCGATGTGGAGGTGTTCAGCCTCGGTGCTGAGGCCAAACCGGAAGACATTGCAGCCGCTGGTCTGGCCAAGGCGAAAGAGGAAGGCTTCGACACGCTCCTGGTCGACACCGCCGGTCGCCTCCAGATCGACACCGAGATGATGGAGGAGATGGTGCGGATCCGCACCGCTGTGCAGCCCGATGAGGTGCTGCTTGTGGTGGATTCGATGATCGGTCAGGAAGCGGCCGAACTCACCCGCGCCTTCCACGACCAGGTGGGCATCACCGGAGCGGTGCTCACCAAGCTTGATGGTGATTCCCGCGGTGGTGCCGCCCTTTCGATCCGCAAGGTGAGCGGTCAGCCGATCAAGTTCATCGGCACCGGAGAGAAGGTGGAGGCCCTGCAGCCGTTCCATCCCGAACGGATGGCCAGCCGCATCCTCGGCATGGGTGATGTGCTGACGCTGGTGGAGAAGGCCCAGAAGGAGGTCGAACTCGCCGACGTCGAAAAGATGCAGAAGAAGCTGCAGGAGGCGACGTTTGATTTCTCGGACTTCGTGAAGCAGATGCGCTTGATCAAGCGCATGGGCTCGCTGGGGGGTCTGATGAAAATGATCCCGGGCATGAACAAGATCGATGACGGCATGCTCAAGCAGGGGGAGCAGCAGCTCAAGCGCATCGAGGCCATGATCGGCTCGATGACTCAGCAGGAGCGGGAAAATCCCGACCTCCTGGCGAGTCAACCCTCAAGGCGTCGCCGGATTGCCAGCGGCAGCGGCCATCAGGCCTCAGATGTGGACAAGGTGCTGGCCGACTTTCAGAAAATGCGCGGCTTCATGCAGCAGATGAGCCAGGGCAACATGCCCGGCATGGGAGGTATGCCCGGGATGGGTGGAATGCCTGGGATGCCCGGAATGGGTGGCATGCCGGGCATGGGCGGAATGCCAGGAATGCCTGGAATGGGTGGCATGCCCGGGGGTGGAGGTCGTCCCGGTCGCGGTGGACCACCGAAGCGGCAGCGACCCGCCAAGAAGAAGAAGGGCTTCGGGGATCTGTGA
- the rpsP gene encoding 30S ribosomal protein S16, giving the protein MIKLRLKRFGKKREASFRLVACNSTSRRDGRPLQELGFYNPRTKETRLDTEAIRERLGQGAQPTDVVRTLLERGGLLEKTVRPAETVGKAKQAAKREADAKQAAKEAAEAKAAAAEEKAAEAEASDSAESESTEG; this is encoded by the coding sequence ATGATCAAGCTCCGCCTGAAGCGGTTTGGCAAGAAGCGGGAAGCGAGCTTCCGCCTCGTGGCCTGCAACAGCACCTCACGTCGGGACGGTCGTCCCCTGCAGGAGCTGGGCTTCTACAACCCGCGGACGAAGGAAACGCGCCTCGACACCGAGGCCATCCGTGAGCGTCTGGGTCAGGGTGCCCAACCCACCGATGTGGTTCGCACGCTGCTCGAGCGCGGCGGTCTTCTGGAAAAGACCGTGCGTCCTGCAGAGACCGTGGGCAAGGCCAAGCAAGCGGCCAAGCGTGAAGCTGATGCCAAGCAAGCCGCCAAGGAGGCTGCTGAGGCCAAGGCTGCAGCCGCTGAGGAGAAGGCTGCAGAAGCTGAAGCTTCTGATTCCGCAGAATCCGAATCCACCGAGGGCTGA